The following proteins come from a genomic window of Dreissena polymorpha isolate Duluth1 chromosome 1, UMN_Dpol_1.0, whole genome shotgun sequence:
- the LOC127864621 gene encoding uncharacterized protein LOC127864621: protein MYAILYWEDSTFSVVALSGILSPRKEVNEYAIGDVVQAKFQGKVYSAKIYEIGENRASLNKSLSVGFKIDLTRIAPSACIQPMHPRLTPEDAAKEDKTDGPTKRKRHRSVPSKAQEDVANKDEPTKKRHRSDMNVGQSSDPLVEQARQMLLMRRQTTLPVAPPPATLPIAPPPATLPVAPPPATLPVAPPPATLPVAPPPATLPVALPPATLEVAPPPATLPNAPPRAILAPEALMLPAVTLVPETPPVVPAILAPSHANPAQVTWAPQETTYMGLEYGPPPPTARPISFLEMMEEPFINDEITQQSFGGPVSCHSCCQLMEQLQTRVAQLENEIQRRANSPPSKSPMCATPSRRPVVASTPAREPLGNITVGNNSMLQML from the exons atGTACGCAATTCTATATTGGGAAGACTCGACATTTTCAGTAGTTGCTTTGAGCGGTATTTTGTCGCCTAGGAAAGAGGTGAATGAGTATGCTATCGGCGACGTGGTGCAGGCGAAGTTTCAAGGAAAAGTTTATTCTGCTAAGATTTACGAAATTGGAG aaaacaGGGCAAGTCTCAACAAGAGCCTCAGTGTGGGCTTTAAGATTGATTTGACAA GAATTGCGCCAAGTGCCTGTATCCAGCCTATGCATCCCAGACTGACACCCGAAGATGCTGCCAAAGAAGACAAAACAGACGGACCAACCAAAAGGAAGCGCCATCGCTCAGTCCCAAGTAAAGCACAAGAGGATGTTGCCAACAAAGATGAGCCCACCAAAAAGCGACACCGTTCGGATATGAATGTTGGGCAGTCTTCGGACCCTCTTG TTGAACAGGCGCGCCAGATGTTACTTATGCGTCGACAGACGACACTGCCAGTTGCCCCACCACCTGCGACACTTCCAATTGCCCCACCACCTGCCACACTGCCAGTTGCCCCACCACCTGCGACACTGCCAGTTGCCCCACCACCTGCGACACTGCCAGTTGCCCCACCACCTGCGACACTGCCAGTTGCCCTACCACCTGCCACACTGGAGGTTGCCCCACCACCTGCCACACTGCCAAATGCCCCACCACGTGCGATCCTGGCACCTGAGGCTTTGATGCTTCCAGCTGTGACACTGGTACCAGAGACTCCACCCGTGGTCCCTGCAATTTTGGCGCCATCACACGCAAACCCGGCACAAGTGACATGGGCACCACAAGAAACAACATACATGGGATTGGAGTATGGACCACCCCCACCGACAGCAAGGCCCATATCATTTTTGGAGATGATGGAAGAGCCATTTATCAATGATGAG ATTACTCAGCAGAGTTTTGGTGGGCCAGTCTCGTGCCACAGCTGCTGTCAACTAATGGAGCAGCTGCAGACAAGGGTTGCTCAGCTGGAGAATGAG ATTCAACGACGAGCAAACAGCCCTCCTTCAAAATCACCGATGTGTGCAACACCTTCTAGACGACCTGTTGTGGCGTCAACACCTGCCAGGGAACCACTTGGAAACATTACTGTTGGGAACAACAGCATGTTACAG atGCTTTAG